The following coding sequences are from one Campylobacter showae CSUNSWCD window:
- a CDS encoding ATP-binding cassette domain-containing protein — MAEILKIVNLNKKFGNLEVLKDVNLSLNEGEILSVLGDSGCGKSTLLRIIVGLETPSGGQIASKMATVRR; from the coding sequence ATGGCTGAAATTTTAAAAATCGTAAATTTAAACAAGAAATTCGGAAATTTAGAGGTTTTAAAGGACGTAAATTTAAGCCTTAACGAGGGCGAAATTTTAAGTGTCCTGGGCGATAGCGGCTGCGGTAAAAGCACGCTTTTGCGCATTATCGTGGGACTTGAGACGCCAAGCGGCGGGCAAATCGCCTCAAAGATGGCTACAGTACGGC